The proteins below come from a single Xyrauchen texanus isolate HMW12.3.18 chromosome 3, RBS_HiC_50CHRs, whole genome shotgun sequence genomic window:
- the LOC127627301 gene encoding CCR4-NOT transcription complex subunit 6-like isoform X2, translated as MPKEKYDPPDLRRLYTIMSAEEVASGKKSHWTELEISGRVRILSSSLWALTHLTALHINNNNLSRIPPEIAKLPHLVYLNLSSNKLRSLPAELGNMVTLRELLLNNNCLQVLPYELGRLFQLQTLGLKGNPLSQDILSLYQEPDGTRKLLNYMLDNLAVHPEQLPQRSWITLKEREQMMPTAVFTVMCYNVLCDKYATRQLYGYCPTWALNWEYRKKGIMEEITNCDADIISLQEVETEQYYTFFLATLKERGYDGFFCPKSRAKLVSEQERKHVDGCAVFFKTEKFALVQKHTVEFNQVAMANSEGSEIMLNRVMTKDNIGVAVLLEVKKDMFASDLKQPPEKQLLLVANAHMHWDPEYSDVKLIQTMMLLSELKSIAEKASGSINSASPTSDTRFIPIVLCADLNSLPDSASLGFLAFPHRCSGVSEQWWCFRKSQRL; from the exons ATGCCAAAAGAAAAATATGATCCTCCAGACCTGCGCAGATTATATACCATCATGTCAGCAGAGGAGGTGGCCAGTGGAAAGAAGTCACACTGGACAGAGTTAGAGATTTCTG GGCGGGTCAGAATCCTGAGCAGTTCATTATGGGCGCTGACACATTTGACTGCTCTTCACATCAATAACAACAACCTTAGCCGGATTCCTCCTGAAATCGCGAAGCTACCCCATCTCGTCTACCTGAACCTGTCCTCCAACAAACTGCGCAGCCTGCCAGCAGAACTCGGCAACATGGTGACTCTCAG GGAATTGCTTTTgaacaacaattgtttacaagtTTTGCCTTATGAACTTGGTCGGCTGTTTCAGTTGCAAACCCTCGGTCTCAAAg GTAATCCATTATCCCAGGATATACTCAGCCTTTATCAGGAGCCTGATGGAACAAGAAAGTTATTGAATTACATGCTTGACAATCTAGCAG TCCACCCAGAACAACTCCCCCAAAGATCTTGGATCACATTGAAGGAGCGAGAACAAATGATGCCCACAG CTGTGTTCACAGTTATGTGCTACAATGTATTGTGTGACAAGTATGCAACAAGGCAGTTGTACGGCTACTGTCCCACCTGGGCCCTTAACTGGGAATACAGGAAGAAAGGCATCATGGAAGAGATCACTAACTGTGACGCTGACATCATCAGCCTGCag GAGGTGGAAACAGAGCAGTACTACACTTTCTTTCTGGCAACATTGAAAGAGCGTGGATATGATGGCTTTTTCTGTCCAAAGTCTCGTGCCAAACTTGTGTCAGAACAGGAGAGGAAACATGTGGATGGCtgtgctgtgtttttcaaaactgAGAA ATTTGCACTGGTGCAGAAACACACAGTGGAGTTCAATCAGGTTGCCATGGCAAACTCTGAGGGCTCTGAGATTATGCTTAATAGAGTCATGACCAAAGATAACATAGGAGTAGCTGTCCTATTGGAGGTGAAAAAAGACATGTTTGCTAGTG ATTTAAAGCAGCCTCCAGAGAAACAACTCCTGCTGGTAGCTAATGCCCACATGCACTGGGATCCAGAGTATTCCGATGTGAAGCTCATCCAGACCATGATGCTCCTGTCTGAGCTGAAGAGCATTGCTGAAAAGGCTTCAGGCTCCATCAACTCTGCCTCACCCACTTCAGACACCCGCTTCATCCCTATAGTCCTGTGTGCTGACCTGAACTCTCTCCCAGACTCTG